Below is a genomic region from Burkholderia pyrrocinia.
GTCGGGCGCGTAGTCGAGACCGGCACGCGACAGGGCTACCACACGGGCCGGTTCAGCTACGAGATCGGCCGCACGCGCGTGTTCGATGCCGATGGCGAGTGGATCTACGACCACAACGGTGAAGGCCTCGTGACGGCCGAAACCGATCCTCTCGGCCATTGCACACGCTCAGAATGGGAACTCGGCCGCCTGATGGCGCGGATCGATCCGCTCGGGCGCCGGACCGTATACCGCTATGACGATATCGGTCAGCTGATTTCGATAACGGAAAGCTCCGGGCGAGTGATCGATCTAGAGTACGACGAACAGCGCCTCACGACGGTAAGCCTGCCGAACGGCGGCCGGATTAGGCTCGAGTACGATCATTTGCACCGGTTGATTGCACGAACCGAACCGGATGGCGCTAGAACGACGTATCGCTACGGTTCCCGCGGCGAATTGCTGCGAGTCGTTCAGGGTGATCGCGAGACACGGCTGGACTATGACCGGCGATTGCGGCTGACAGATATCGAGTTGCCTGGCGGAGCCCGCTTTCGGCGCAGGAGCGATGTACTGGGGCGGGTGCTGGAGGAAACGTCGCCTGACGGGGATGCGACCGGTTTCGACTATACCGACGGCCCGGACAATCCGCGTGGCCGGTTGGTTGCGGTCACGCACGCGGACGGCTCGGTGTCGCGAGCGCAATACAACAGCGAGAGCCTGCTTGTCGGGTGGACCGATCCGCTCGGGCGCACGGTCCGGCGGACCTACGGTCCGTTTGATCTGCTTGTGGCGTCGATCGATGCGGCCGGTCACGAGACGCGGTTCGAGTATGATCACGCGACGCGATTGACCAAGGTCGTCGACGCGGTGGGCGATGCGTACATCTATCGCTATGACGCGGCGGGGCGTCTCATGACCGAGATCGACTGGGGCGGCCGCGTGACGGCATACCAGCGCGATGCAGCCGGTCGTCTGCTCGTGAAGACGCTGCCGGACGGCGGCCAGTGGCGCTACACGTATGACGCACAGGACCGGCTTACTGAGGTCGATGCCGGTGATGTGAGGCTCCTCTATCGCTACGACCTACTGGGGCGGCTGGCCTCCGCGGAGGTGCGCGGCGAGCAGTCCCATGTGACGCGTTTTGCTTATGACGGAAACGGGCGTCTTGTAGGCGAAGATCAGCATGGCGAGCTGTTGCGGCACGTCTACGATGCCGATGGGCGACGTCGTCGGCGAATGACCCCGCGCCGCGAGACGGCCTACGCGTACGACGAGCTGGGTGCGTTGACACTGATCGGCGGGCTGACAATCCATCGCGACAGTCTGGGGCGGGAGACTGGTCGACAGGTCGGGGAATTCGCCGCGCAGCGGCAATACGATGCGCTCGGTCGCCTTCGCCGGCAGGTTGCCGGGCCGGCAGCGGCGATCGAAGCCTTGCAGGCCGATCCGGCACACGCGCTTGAGCAATTGACACGGCAGGTGTACCACTACGACGCGGCCGGTCAACTGGAGCGAGTCGACACCGACGCAGATACACGTACGTACCGACGCGACGTACGCGGCCAGGTCGTCCTGGCGGATAGTCTGTTGCAGCAGGCCGAGCACTATCGCTATGACGCTGCGATGAACATTCTGGCGCACGGCCGGCAAGCGCCGGTGGACGTTCATCATTACGGTCGAGGCGGCCTGCCGGAGCGAATCGGCCATGCACGTTATCGGTACGACGCGCGTGGCCGTACGATCGAAAAGACAATCGAGCAGCCCGGGTTTCGGCCGAAAACGTGGCAGTACACGTGGGATGGCCTCAACCGACTCGTGAAGGTCGTGACACCCGAGCGCGGCGTCTGGCTGTATCGCTACGATGCATTCAACCGCCGGGTCGCAAAGCAGCAAATCGGCGGTCGCGAAACGATGAGGTTTCTGTGGGATGGTTCGACCATGGCGGAGCGCTGGGTCGAGCAACGGGACGGGACGACCGGGCAGGTTGTGACGTGGCATATCGAGCCGGGCAGTTTCTCGCCGCTCGCCCAGGAGACCGACGAAGGACTGTACGCCGTTCTGACCGATCAAGTGGGTCTGCCGACCGAGGTGTTTGACGGACGTGGCCAATCCGTATGGAAGGCTTCGTACTCGCTGTGGGGGAAGTTGTTGCCGGCCAGGCGGGCCGCGAACGATGCATGCGGCACGTCGATCGATACGACGCTGCGCTTCCCCGGCCAATGGGCAGACGACGAGACCGGGCTGAACTACAACCTGAACCGATACTACGATCCGGATTCGGGACAATATCTGTCCGTCGATCCGATTGGACTGGCTGGCGGTATCCGGACTCACGGATATGTGGCCAATCCGACCCAATGGGTCGACCCGCTCGGCCTTTCCGGGTGCGAATTCCGCGAATTCCTGAAGGACAAATGGGGGCGCAAGGACGTCGAGGACGCGCTGGCGGCGAAACGCGGCAATGCGGTACTGGACAAACTGTTGACGGACAACGAGTACCTTGCGATACGTGGCTACACCTCCAACCTGTACGAGGAAATCAACCCGGCATTGCGCGCCGGGAATCCGGGTGAATGGGGGCGGCTGACTTCGGAGGCGTCGAATGGCTTGAGCAAGCTTGCAGACAATGGTTATGCGCATGTGGGAGACGTCGTGCGAAATCTGCGACTGACCAACGAACAGGTTGAACAGTTGTTTCCTGTCGGGGGTGTTTTCCAGGACAAGGCATTCCTGTCGACGACTACCGATCTCGATGGCGTATTCCCGGGCAAGGTGACGATGAATATCGCGTCCCGCAGCGGCGTCAAGGTGAGTTCGCTGTCCGAATTCCCTCGGGAAGCGGAGGTATTATTCAAGCCTGATACCCCGTTTAAGGTTCTCGATCGTACTCACGATCCTGCGAACGGGTCATGGAATATCACATTGGAAGAGCAGTGATGAGCGATAAGCGTGCAGAGTTGTCGGCCGAGCAGCGCGTAGCCGTCGAGCGCGCAGCCGCACGTGCGGCGCGACGGAGTCAATACCCCGAGGATATGGGTTTTATGCCGTATTCCGGGAGATTTACCAATGCGGATGTGGCGCTCAAGACACCGTGGTTGAGCGAGTATTTCAAATTCAGAAACCGGAACCCACAGGCCGATCGTGAAACACTGCAGGACGTTCAGCGGCAGATCGGTGCCGATTGCTCGGAACTGATCGATCGATTCCGCGGCGCAATGCTGGGGCTGGCGATCGGCGACGCGCTGGGCACGACGCTCGAATTTTCGTCACGAGACAGCGCTACGGTCACCGATATCGTGGGTGGTGGCCCTTTTCATCTCAAGCCCGGTGACTGGACCGACGATACGAGCATGGCATGCTGTCTCGCGTACAGTCTTGTCCGCGCGCGTGGATTCGATCCCGAGCATGCGATGCTGGCTTTTTCCTATTGGTATCGGTTTGGGGCATACAGCCCGACAGGGGAGTGCTTCGATATCGGTGGAACCACTCGGGCCGCGCTCGATCGTTTTTTGAAGACAGGGAATGCGTTTTCCGGAGATAGCGATCCACATTCGGCCGGGAATGGATCACTCATGCGGTTGGCTCCCGTTGTGCTGTTCTATACGAATGATTTTGAGAAGGTAGTGCACTTTGCGGCCGAAAGCTCGAGGCTCACGCATGGAGCGGATGAGGCTGTCGACGCCTGCAGGTTTCTTGGCGCATTGATGTGGGGCGCATTCTCGGGATTCTCAAAAGAGGAAATCCTGAGCGATCGATTCTCACCTCTACCGGGGTATTGGGATAGACATCCACTTGCGCCGGCCGTGGAGCGAATTGCACATGGCTCATACAAGAACAAGACTCGCGATGAGATATCGTCTACGGGATACGTTATCGACACGCTGGAAGCCGCGCTGTGGGCGTTCTATAACAACGACCGCTTCGAGTCCGGAATGCTAGCGGCGGTCAATCTGGCGGGAGACTCGGACACCATTGGCGCCGTCTTTGGCCAGATAGCCGGAGCCTACTACGGAGAGACGGGGATTCCTGTCAGATGGATCGTCAACACGCACGCGGCACACGGGTTTTATCATTTTGCCGAGGATTTGCTCGCGGCTTCTCGAACGGATCAATCCGGAAATTGAAGCGCGCAAAGGGGCTTTGAACGGGATACGGGCCAAAGGGAGGGGCGTCGCGATGAGCGTGGACTGGAATTTCGTCACGAGCGGTGATGTTGTGTCTCCGACGCCGGCATTGTCCCGCACCCACGTCGGACTGCGACGAGATGGCGGTGAATGAAACCATGCGGTCCGCGCTTTATCGATGCCGCGCTTGCGACCAGTTACTCAAGACGGTCGAACTCGAGCGCGGGGTTGCCTCCCTGTCTCCCGACGATGCGCACGAGCAGTTTGCCGGATTCGATCCGTCGAAATACTGACGAGTGTCCGCGTTCGACGGGCGCGTTGCGACACGTGCAGGTCGATACTCGGCCTACGGCCGAACCCTTCCGCCAATACGCCGAACGCGCGCCGTATGAGTAACGCGCGTCCCGCTTCATCATGTGTTACGAAAACACCACCGTCCGATCCCCGTTCAAAAACACCCGCCGCTCTATGAACGCCTTCACTGCACGCGCAAGCGTGATGCTTTCGACATCACGCCCCACCGCGAGCAACTGCTCCGGCCGCAGCGCGTGATCCACACGCTCGACGACCTGCTCGATGATCGGGCCTTCGTCGAGATCGTCGGTGACGAAGTGCGCGGTCGCGCCGATCAGCTTCACGCCGCGCGCATGCGCCTGGTGATACGGCTTCGCGCCCTTGAACCCGGGCAGGAACGAGTGATGGATATTGATCGCGCGGTTCGCGAGTTTCGCGCTCGTCTCCTGCGACAGCACCTGCATGTAGCGCGCGAGGATCACGAGCTCGGCGCCGCTCGATTCGAAGAAGTCGAGCCACTGCGCTTCCTGCTGCGCCTTCGTGTCGGCCGTGATCGGGAAGTGCCGGAACGGCAGCCCGTGCTGCGCGGCCATCGGCTCGAAATCGGGGTGGTTCGACACGATGCCGACGATGTCCATCTTCAGTTCACCCATCCGCCAGCGGAACAGCAGGTCCGCGAGGCAGTGCTCGAGCTTCGACACCATGATCAGCACCTTCGGCCGTGCGTTCACGTCGTGGATCGCCCATTGCATGTCGCCGCCGAGGCCGGCCGCGATCGGCGCGAATTCCTGGCGCAGCGCGTCGATCTGCAGCGTTTCATCCGTCGGATGAAAGACGCAGCGCACGAAGAAGCGGTTGCTGAGATCGTCGTCGAACACGTTCAGCGCATCGACATAGCAGCGATGGCGATCGAGAAAGCCGACGACGGCGGCGACCTGGCCGGCCGCGCTCGCGCACGACAGCGTCAGGACGAATTGATCGGGGCGGTGCTCGGCGGTCATGAGACTCCTCGGTTGGCATAAGGCGCACGGCCGTGCGGCAGCGCACGAAAGCGCCGCGCCGCGCGGGTTGCGGGAGACTCAAGTAAATCAGGACGATTTTGGGGAGGATAGAACCAACGCGCCGTGTGGCTGGTATCGGCGCGCCAGCGCGCGGGGCCGGGCCCGATTCGTCAGGCGCTCGCGCACGCGTCGAGCAGCCAGCGCCGGAACACGTGGGTCGCGTCCGGCTCGGGCCGCTGCGGCGGCCGCACCAGGAAGTAGCCACGCGACGTGACGACGGGCGCGTCGACGAGCTTCACGAGCTGGCCGGACGCGACGAGCTCGTCGACGAGCGGCGACCAGCCGAGCGCGACGCCTTCACCGAGCAGCGTCGCATGGATCACGAGCGCATAGCTGTTGAAGGTCACGCCGCGCGCGGCGGCCGCCGTGTCGAGGCCGTGCGCATCGAACCAGCCGGACCACGACAGCCAGCGTTCGGGGCGCGTCGGCTGCACGTGCAGCAGCGGCAGCGCGAGGAGTTGGTCGGCCCGCGCGACGTGCGGATGCGCGTCGCGGAACGCGGGCGAGCACACGGGCGTGACGGATTCCGGAAAGAGCCGCGCGGCCGTGCACGACGGCCAGTGGCCGTCGCCGAACAGGATCGCGATGTCGCCGTGGTCGCGCTGCGCATCGTAATCCTGTGACGTGACGACGCGCACGTCGACATCCGGCATCACGCGTTTCAGGCCCGCCAGGCGCGGCATCAGCCAGTAGGTCGCGAAGCCGAAGTCGGTGACGATCGTGAGCGCGCCGTGCTCGCGGCGCGCGCGCAGCGTCGCGGTGGCGCCGCGCAGCGTGTCGAGGCTCAGCCGCACGGCTTCGTACAGGCACTGGCCGTCGGCCGTCAGCGTGACGCCGCGCGGGCTGCGCTCGAACAGCGGCACGCCGAGCTCGGCCTCGAGCTGGAACACCTGCTGGCTCACGGCCGGCTGCGTCGAGCCGAGCTCGCGCGCGGCGGCCGTGAAGCTCGCGAGCCGGGCGGCCGACTCGAATGCGCGCAGCGCCTGCATCGACGGTAACGGTTCGGATTTCGACATAAGTCCTTCTAATGGCCCCATAAGGGCAGGACGCCTACCCGCCTGAATTCGGGCGGGCGATAGTGCATCGGACGGTACGGCACACGCGCTTCACGGCCGCCGCGCCAGGCCTTCCGCGATTCTAGCCAGTCGCGACGGGCACGCGCGGCACTTTCTGCGGACCGCATCCGTCATGCCGGACGACTCGCTGCCAAAGCGGCGCACCGTTCCATTCGAACACCGTTTTCCCCACGACCGCCGATGACGAACCCGACACCCAACATCCTGATCCTGATGGCCGACCAGCTCACGCCGTTCGCGCTGCCGGCGTACGGCAATCGCGTCGCGCGCACGCCGACGCTCGACCGGCTTGCCGCGCAAGGCGTGGTGTTCGACGCCGCGTATTGCGCGAGCCCGCTGTGCGCGCCGTCGCGTTTCTCGCTGCTGACCGGCAAGCTGCCGTCGGGGATCGGCGCCTACGATAACGCCGCCGAATTGCCGGCGCAAACGCTGACGTTCGCGCACTACCTGCGCGCGGGCGGCTACCGGACGATGCTGTCCGGCAAGATGCATTTCTGCGGGCCCGACCAGTTGCACGGTTTCGAGGAGCGGCTCACGACCGACATCTATCCGGCCGATTTCGGCTGGGTGCCCGACTGGGACAGCCCGACCGAGCGGCCGAGCTGGTATCACAACATGAGTTCGGTGCTCGACGCAGGCCCGTGCGTGCGCACGAACCAGCTCGATTTCGACGACGAGGTCACGTTCGCCGCGAAGCAGAAGCTGTACGACGTCGCGCGCGAACGCGCGGCCGGGCACGATGCACGGCCGTTCTGCATGGTCGTGTCGCTGACCCATCCGCACGACCCGTATGCGATCACGCGCGAATACTGGGATCTGTACCGCGACGACGAGATCGACATGCCGGCCGTGCGGCTCGATGCAGCGGACAGCGACCCGCATTCGCAGCGGCTGCGCTTCGTCTGCGAGAACGACCGCACGCCGCCGACCGACGCGCAGATCCGCGCCGCGCGCCGCGCGTACTACGGCGCAACCTCCTACGTCGACACGCAGTTCGGCAGCGTGCTGGCCGCGCTCGAGCAGTGCGGGTTCGCCGACGACACGATCGTGATCGTCACGTCCGACCACGGCGACATGCTCGGCGAACGCGGGCTCTGGTACAAGATGACGTTCTTCGAAGGCGGCTGCCGCGTGCCGCTGATCGTCCATGCGCCGGGCCGTTTCGGCGCCGCGCGCGTGCGCGGGCCCGTGTCGCATGTCGACCTGCTGCCGACGCTCGTCGACCTGGCCGGCGTCGCACCGGCCGGCGGCTGGCCGGACCCTGTCGACGGCGCAAGCCTCGTGCCGCACCTGCACGGCACGCCCGCGCACGATGTCGCGCTCGGCGAATACCTCGCGGAAGGCGCGG
It encodes:
- a CDS encoding RHS repeat-associated core domain-containing protein, which gives rise to MSDTPVYHEPSGSAEERMERLGHLEDGEAAKAADQPFYENVNHIMLGGDIGWATASVLDAGITAGASGSAIAGALAVELAPVAIAIGGAWALDKLGATDAMSRGFVWVGDELGLTIGRGDPHPACVGDAVAHSMGAWGIFGGMLVGVAVGAIVAAAVVATVATGGLAGAMIVGACMAGGLSLGSALASASQQMGSDCGQIMTGSHDVYFEGRRVARVTDLVKCDQHSGVPQPLVEGSRTVFVNDLPLVRIGHETYCSAKVNAGRKSIWIDKTTGQYGPKKPELTAGEEFWASLLGGLAGGAVGRTIGKGFKPKSTESAEQSGVKDSQSKCVDDPVDVATGEVLEVRVDLAIPGVLPLELKRRYRTRSDDDGLLGHRWSDNWSQCLTFDGGRFVRFHDGAGLVIGFDAPGIALDGINLREPRYRLIGSRLEPRILDRDTRQLHIFSPLVDGRSSRLERIEDLDGNAIAFSYDAAGRLSGLAHSHGYRLEVVYHGRGRRPEQIVLDDADGGRRTLVDYGYQGGMLASVASFQFGRFHYAYDEHGWMTQWRDTDQTDVRYQYDTVGRVVETGTRQGYHTGRFSYEIGRTRVFDADGEWIYDHNGEGLVTAETDPLGHCTRSEWELGRLMARIDPLGRRTVYRYDDIGQLISITESSGRVIDLEYDEQRLTTVSLPNGGRIRLEYDHLHRLIARTEPDGARTTYRYGSRGELLRVVQGDRETRLDYDRRLRLTDIELPGGARFRRRSDVLGRVLEETSPDGDATGFDYTDGPDNPRGRLVAVTHADGSVSRAQYNSESLLVGWTDPLGRTVRRTYGPFDLLVASIDAAGHETRFEYDHATRLTKVVDAVGDAYIYRYDAAGRLMTEIDWGGRVTAYQRDAAGRLLVKTLPDGGQWRYTYDAQDRLTEVDAGDVRLLYRYDLLGRLASAEVRGEQSHVTRFAYDGNGRLVGEDQHGELLRHVYDADGRRRRRMTPRRETAYAYDELGALTLIGGLTIHRDSLGRETGRQVGEFAAQRQYDALGRLRRQVAGPAAAIEALQADPAHALEQLTRQVYHYDAAGQLERVDTDADTRTYRRDVRGQVVLADSLLQQAEHYRYDAAMNILAHGRQAPVDVHHYGRGGLPERIGHARYRYDARGRTIEKTIEQPGFRPKTWQYTWDGLNRLVKVVTPERGVWLYRYDAFNRRVAKQQIGGRETMRFLWDGSTMAERWVEQRDGTTGQVVTWHIEPGSFSPLAQETDEGLYAVLTDQVGLPTEVFDGRGQSVWKASYSLWGKLLPARRAANDACGTSIDTTLRFPGQWADDETGLNYNLNRYYDPDSGQYLSVDPIGLAGGIRTHGYVANPTQWVDPLGLSGCEFREFLKDKWGRKDVEDALAAKRGNAVLDKLLTDNEYLAIRGYTSNLYEEINPALRAGNPGEWGRLTSEASNGLSKLADNGYAHVGDVVRNLRLTNEQVEQLFPVGGVFQDKAFLSTTTDLDGVFPGKVTMNIASRSGVKVSSLSEFPREAEVLFKPDTPFKVLDRTHDPANGSWNITLEEQ
- a CDS encoding ADP-ribosylglycohydrolase family protein; the protein is MSDKRAELSAEQRVAVERAAARAARRSQYPEDMGFMPYSGRFTNADVALKTPWLSEYFKFRNRNPQADRETLQDVQRQIGADCSELIDRFRGAMLGLAIGDALGTTLEFSSRDSATVTDIVGGGPFHLKPGDWTDDTSMACCLAYSLVRARGFDPEHAMLAFSYWYRFGAYSPTGECFDIGGTTRAALDRFLKTGNAFSGDSDPHSAGNGSLMRLAPVVLFYTNDFEKVVHFAAESSRLTHGADEAVDACRFLGALMWGAFSGFSKEEILSDRFSPLPGYWDRHPLAPAVERIAHGSYKNKTRDEISSTGYVIDTLEAALWAFYNNDRFESGMLAAVNLAGDSDTIGAVFGQIAGAYYGETGIPVRWIVNTHAAHGFYHFAEDLLAASRTDQSGN
- the purU gene encoding formyltetrahydrofolate deformylase; translation: MTAEHRPDQFVLTLSCASAAGQVAAVVGFLDRHRCYVDALNVFDDDLSNRFFVRCVFHPTDETLQIDALRQEFAPIAAGLGGDMQWAIHDVNARPKVLIMVSKLEHCLADLLFRWRMGELKMDIVGIVSNHPDFEPMAAQHGLPFRHFPITADTKAQQEAQWLDFFESSGAELVILARYMQVLSQETSAKLANRAINIHHSFLPGFKGAKPYHQAHARGVKLIGATAHFVTDDLDEGPIIEQVVERVDHALRPEQLLAVGRDVESITLARAVKAFIERRVFLNGDRTVVFS
- a CDS encoding choline sulfate utilization transcriptional regulator, with the translated sequence MSKSEPLPSMQALRAFESAARLASFTAAARELGSTQPAVSQQVFQLEAELGVPLFERSPRGVTLTADGQCLYEAVRLSLDTLRGATATLRARREHGALTIVTDFGFATYWLMPRLAGLKRVMPDVDVRVVTSQDYDAQRDHGDIAILFGDGHWPSCTAARLFPESVTPVCSPAFRDAHPHVARADQLLALPLLHVQPTRPERWLSWSGWFDAHGLDTAAAARGVTFNSYALVIHATLLGEGVALGWSPLVDELVASGQLVKLVDAPVVTSRGYFLVRPPQRPEPDATHVFRRWLLDACASA
- the betC gene encoding choline-sulfatase, with translation MTNPTPNILILMADQLTPFALPAYGNRVARTPTLDRLAAQGVVFDAAYCASPLCAPSRFSLLTGKLPSGIGAYDNAAELPAQTLTFAHYLRAGGYRTMLSGKMHFCGPDQLHGFEERLTTDIYPADFGWVPDWDSPTERPSWYHNMSSVLDAGPCVRTNQLDFDDEVTFAAKQKLYDVARERAAGHDARPFCMVVSLTHPHDPYAITREYWDLYRDDEIDMPAVRLDAADSDPHSQRLRFVCENDRTPPTDAQIRAARRAYYGATSYVDTQFGSVLAALEQCGFADDTIVIVTSDHGDMLGERGLWYKMTFFEGGCRVPLIVHAPGRFGAARVRGPVSHVDLLPTLVDLAGVAPAGGWPDPVDGASLVPHLHGTPAHDVALGEYLAEGAVAPVVMIRRGDWKYVHCPADPDQLYNLADDPHELTNLAGLPEAADVLAAFRTQAAQRWNLPELDRQVRASQRRRRFHYAATTQGRIHAWDWQPFTDASQRYMRNHIELDTLEAMARFPRVGR